A window from Candidatus Bathyarchaeota archaeon encodes these proteins:
- a CDS encoding FAD synthase, with product MANQTRKTRAKVVLASGVFDLLHLGHVRFLEEAKLAGGPDARLVVIVAKDSTVEKTKGKKPILSEGQRCAVVAALRVVDEALVGYEGLDIGEVIEKIKPDVIALGYDQEAMEREVAAYVASHKLPVNIVRIGKFGENSLDSSTKIKQKILDRLSK from the coding sequence ATGGCCAACCAAACAAGAAAAACCCGAGCCAAAGTTGTCTTAGCCTCAGGCGTATTTGACCTGCTCCATCTGGGGCATGTACGGTTTTTAGAGGAAGCCAAACTTGCAGGCGGTCCCGACGCGCGGCTTGTCGTCATCGTTGCTAAAGACAGCACTGTGGAGAAGACAAAGGGAAAAAAACCCATACTCTCCGAGGGGCAACGGTGTGCGGTGGTTGCGGCGCTGCGAGTTGTGGATGAAGCGTTGGTGGGCTATGAAGGGCTCGACATCGGCGAAGTTATTGAAAAAATCAAACCTGACGTCATCGCGTTGGGCTATGACCAAGAGGCGATGGAGCGGGAAGTGGCGGCGTATGTGGCTTCGCATAAATTGCCTGTGAATATTGTTAGAATTGGCAAATTTGGAGAGAACTCTTTAGATAGCTCGACGAAGATTAAACAGAAAATACTCGACCGACTCTCTAAGTGA
- a CDS encoding rhomboid family intramembrane serine protease, with protein MNCTKYKPTYILIAINIAIYIYGAIVGGDAFTTGDNVVYMWGQVNLFIFQGAYWQLISSIFIHASIFHLAGNMLFLLIFGLRAEEMFSLPEYLLIYLAGGLVGNLLSLMFGPYFISVGASGAIFSIFGAVVIYNRRAVRQSILGALVYAFFLFFLNVGEGTNLVAHLGGLAFGLLIGYWIASKRKQAEQYQTQYTYSTTATPF; from the coding sequence ATGAACTGCACCAAATACAAACCCACCTACATACTCATCGCCATAAACATCGCTATCTACATTTATGGAGCCATCGTAGGAGGCGACGCATTCACCACAGGCGACAACGTCGTGTACATGTGGGGGCAAGTGAACCTGTTTATCTTTCAAGGTGCATATTGGCAACTCATCAGCTCCATATTCATCCATGCCTCCATCTTCCACTTAGCAGGTAACATGCTGTTCCTCTTAATCTTCGGATTACGGGCAGAAGAAATGTTTAGCCTACCCGAGTATCTCTTAATCTATTTAGCAGGCGGCTTAGTAGGCAACCTGCTATCGTTGATGTTTGGCCCCTATTTCATTTCCGTGGGGGCATCGGGCGCCATATTCTCAATTTTCGGCGCAGTCGTCATCTATAACCGCCGAGCCGTACGACAATCCATCTTAGGCGCATTAGTATACGCGTTTTTCCTGTTCTTCCTAAACGTTGGTGAAGGCACCAACCTCGTTGCACACCTTGGCGGACTCGCATTTGGCTTGCTGATAGGCTACTGGATAGCTTCAAAACGTAAACAAGCAGAACAATACCAAACTCAATACACGTATTCGACGACGGCAACGCCGTTTTAG
- a CDS encoding MBL fold metallo-hydrolase — translation MIVETFPVGMLYTNCYVASDAQTKEAVIIDPGLDFVHEATAIVNYIEKNGLTIKFIINTHGHDDHIKGDDLFKRKYSVPICIHSFDASYIESISRFGNPDNVLLEEHDQIVFGSEPLNILHTPGHSRGSICLVGEKVVFTGDTLFAGSIGRTDFEGGSMRDMRQSLEKIKQLPDNLLVYPGHGEATVIGQEKKVNPFLTDADSLL, via the coding sequence ATGATAGTTGAAACCTTCCCCGTAGGTATGCTCTACACTAACTGTTATGTTGCAAGTGACGCCCAAACCAAAGAAGCCGTCATAATCGACCCCGGCTTAGATTTTGTGCATGAAGCCACAGCCATCGTAAATTACATCGAAAAAAACGGTTTAACCATAAAATTCATCATAAACACTCATGGACACGATGACCACATCAAAGGCGATGACCTCTTCAAAAGAAAATACAGCGTGCCCATCTGTATCCACTCCTTTGACGCCTCATACATCGAGAGCATCTCTCGTTTCGGAAACCCCGATAACGTCCTTTTAGAGGAACACGACCAAATCGTCTTCGGTTCCGAACCCCTAAACATTCTGCATACCCCCGGTCACAGCCGAGGAAGCATCTGTCTTGTGGGCGAGAAAGTTGTTTTTACTGGGGATACGCTTTTTGCTGGAAGCATAGGCAGAACGGACTTTGAAGGCGGATCCATGCGTGACATGCGGCAGTCGCTGGAAAAAATCAAACAATTGCCCGACAACCTACTGGTGTACCCCGGTCATGGCGAAGCCACAGTGATTGGGCAAGAAAAGAAAGTAAATCCTTTCCTCACTGATGCGGATTCTTTGCTTTAG
- a CDS encoding phosphoenolpyruvate carboxykinase (GTP), producing MNPYLEALQPKLTEADFKKLQKIDNPNVHEFIAKESDLCHPEKIFICSDSAEDIAYVRKQAIASGEEQATLTLQGHTLHFDGEQDQGRDRQATKYLVPKGLTLSKALNQIDRQEGLVEVRGLLRNSMAGRTMILRFISLGPPDSVFTILGLQATDSWYVAHTESLLYRAGFEQFVKAGPKTDFLRVVHSAGKLTSDMVSEDYAKKRIYIDHMDNTIYSVNTQYAGNSVGFKKLAFRLAIRKASSEGWLAEHMLLMGVFGPGGRKTYFAGAFPSACGKTSTAMLPGEKILGDDIAYIRDIDSVARAVNVESGIFGIIQDVNPKDDALIWKVLTTPGEIVFSNILVKDGKPYWLGMGQELPKDGINYTGTWFEGKKDENGNDIPAAHKNARYAVALTALENVDPELNNPNGVELGGIMYGGRDAKAYVPVQQSFSWEHGIIAYGASLETETTFATVGKEGVPEINMMSIQDFISIPMGRNVQNNLNFGKKLQKQPIVFGVNYFLRDIETGKYLNTPRDKHVWVKWMELRVHNEVEAIPTPTGYIPKYEDLKKLFKEVLGRSYEKADYNKQFTIRVPENLSKIERVSKFYQENVTDNPLELFGLLYMQRERLLAAQAKYGDYISPEQFEKENKA from the coding sequence ATGAATCCCTATCTTGAAGCACTCCAACCTAAACTAACCGAAGCCGATTTTAAAAAACTTCAAAAAATCGACAACCCCAACGTACACGAATTCATCGCCAAAGAAAGCGATCTTTGTCACCCCGAAAAAATCTTCATATGCAGCGACTCCGCCGAAGACATAGCCTACGTCCGCAAACAAGCTATCGCCTCCGGAGAAGAACAAGCCACCCTAACCCTACAGGGACACACTCTTCACTTCGACGGCGAACAAGACCAAGGACGCGACCGCCAAGCCACCAAATACCTCGTACCCAAAGGCTTAACGTTGAGCAAGGCGCTTAACCAGATTGACCGCCAAGAGGGTCTCGTAGAAGTTCGAGGGTTGCTGCGAAACTCCATGGCAGGCAGAACCATGATTCTTCGCTTCATTTCTCTTGGACCCCCCGACTCGGTTTTCACGATATTAGGTTTACAAGCCACCGATTCATGGTATGTTGCCCACACTGAATCGCTACTCTACAGGGCAGGGTTTGAACAATTCGTTAAAGCTGGACCAAAAACAGATTTTCTGCGTGTGGTTCATTCCGCGGGGAAACTCACCAGTGACATGGTCAGCGAAGATTACGCTAAAAAACGCATCTACATCGACCACATGGATAACACTATCTACAGCGTCAACACCCAGTACGCTGGCAACTCGGTGGGTTTCAAGAAACTTGCCTTCCGTTTAGCCATCCGCAAAGCCAGCAGTGAAGGCTGGTTAGCTGAGCACATGCTGCTTATGGGCGTGTTTGGTCCTGGTGGACGCAAAACCTACTTTGCAGGTGCCTTCCCAAGTGCATGCGGCAAAACATCCACAGCTATGTTGCCGGGTGAAAAAATCTTAGGTGACGACATCGCCTACATCCGCGACATCGACTCTGTCGCCCGCGCCGTTAACGTGGAATCAGGCATCTTTGGCATTATCCAAGATGTCAACCCCAAAGATGACGCTCTCATCTGGAAGGTACTCACAACCCCTGGCGAAATCGTATTTAGCAACATCTTAGTGAAAGACGGCAAGCCCTACTGGCTTGGTATGGGGCAGGAATTACCCAAAGACGGCATCAACTACACTGGTACATGGTTTGAAGGCAAAAAAGACGAAAACGGCAACGACATCCCAGCAGCTCACAAAAACGCCCGCTACGCCGTGGCATTAACAGCCCTAGAAAACGTTGACCCTGAACTCAACAACCCCAACGGAGTCGAGTTAGGCGGCATCATGTATGGCGGTCGAGACGCAAAAGCCTACGTGCCTGTTCAACAGAGTTTTAGCTGGGAGCACGGTATCATCGCTTACGGTGCTTCATTGGAGACTGAAACCACTTTTGCAACCGTCGGCAAAGAAGGTGTCCCCGAAATTAACATGATGAGCATACAGGACTTCATCAGCATCCCCATGGGTCGAAACGTGCAGAATAACCTAAACTTCGGTAAAAAACTCCAAAAGCAACCCATCGTCTTCGGCGTGAACTACTTCCTTCGTGACATCGAAACTGGCAAATACCTCAACACCCCCAGAGACAAACATGTCTGGGTAAAGTGGATGGAACTCCGAGTGCACAACGAAGTCGAAGCTATCCCCACCCCCACAGGCTACATACCCAAATATGAAGACCTCAAGAAACTCTTCAAAGAAGTACTGGGTCGAAGCTACGAAAAAGCAGACTACAACAAACAATTCACCATCCGCGTCCCCGAAAACCTCTCCAAAATCGAACGCGTCTCCAAATTCTACCAAGAAAACGTCACTGACAACCCTCTGGAACTCTTCGGATTACTATACATGCAACGCGAACGGCTACTGGCTGCTCAAGCTAAATACGGCGACTATATTTCTCCTGAACAGTTCGAAAAAGAGAACAAGGCTTGA
- a CDS encoding CTP-dependent riboflavin kinase produces MTEKQQWQHLYMLIKLAELGAYRRSAKVSTEYLAKKLGISQQTASRYLIELERKGWIQRDITPDGGLIKIEEQGTKEIQKLYSNLKVLIEKSYPPSVTVEGTVFTGLGEGAYYVGKTDYRKQIVEKLGFEPYPGTLNLKLTADYDIKTRTELDAYPGIEVKGFQNEDRTFGLVKCFPALIDNKVKGALVTAMRSHYDASVLELIAPVCLRKHLNLKDGHKVKVEVYTQSN; encoded by the coding sequence TTGACGGAAAAGCAACAGTGGCAGCACCTCTATATGCTCATAAAACTTGCCGAGTTGGGCGCCTATCGGCGAAGCGCCAAGGTTTCTACAGAATATTTAGCTAAGAAACTCGGCATATCCCAGCAGACCGCATCTCGCTACCTCATCGAGTTAGAACGCAAAGGCTGGATTCAACGAGACATCACCCCCGATGGCGGCTTAATCAAAATCGAGGAGCAGGGCACCAAAGAAATCCAAAAACTCTACAGCAACCTCAAAGTTCTCATCGAAAAATCCTACCCGCCCTCCGTCACGGTAGAAGGCACAGTCTTCACGGGTTTAGGTGAAGGCGCCTACTATGTGGGCAAAACCGATTACCGCAAGCAAATCGTGGAAAAACTCGGCTTCGAACCCTACCCCGGTACCCTCAACCTCAAATTAACCGCGGACTATGACATCAAAACCCGCACGGAACTCGACGCCTACCCCGGTATCGAGGTCAAAGGCTTCCAAAACGAAGACCGCACCTTCGGCCTCGTCAAATGTTTTCCCGCCCTGATTGACAACAAAGTTAAGGGTGCCTTGGTGACGGCGATGCGTAGCCACTATGATGCTTCGGTGCTTGAACTCATCGCGCCCGTTTGTTTACGCAAGCATCTTAACTTGAAAGATGGGCATAAAGTGAAAGTTGAGGTTTACACGCAGTCCAACTAA
- a CDS encoding DUF357 domain-containing protein, with translation MSLEALAAKYIGSAEKVLGELKRNPTPITITEDAVATVLRWCRDYLEDAKYYKAQGKLETSLTSVAYCEGLLDALRLLGAVTFEWPTKQEKPEPKLS, from the coding sequence TTGAGTTTAGAGGCGCTTGCCGCGAAATATATTGGTTCAGCCGAGAAGGTTTTAGGGGAACTAAAACGCAACCCAACCCCAATAACAATAACGGAAGATGCTGTCGCGACGGTTCTTCGTTGGTGCAGAGATTATTTGGAGGATGCAAAGTATTATAAGGCGCAGGGTAAGCTTGAAACCAGCTTAACCAGTGTAGCTTACTGCGAAGGGCTACTAGATGCACTTCGACTGCTAGGTGCGGTGACGTTTGAATGGCCAACCAAACAAGAAAAACCCGAGCCAAAGTTGTCTTAG
- a CDS encoding class I SAM-dependent methyltransferase — MNVFDAMGKYWAEIADANQTPRQISFLKTHLPSGGYVLDLACGTGRHMTPLMKAGFGLVGLDVSGKLLRLAKQRDKSVQVVCGDLRYLPFKKDTFGAAVSMDTSIGYLPSVKDDVGVLVEAHRVLKEGGVLAVDVFNKSHLTAKYKGKPAATKRLQYPNFTLEQTRTVSEDGVWLCDLWTVQGKTGEARTFEHRVRLYEQEALKMLLVAARFGSQQFFGNYDGQAFGADSPRLIVVAAAAK; from the coding sequence ATGAACGTTTTTGATGCGATGGGCAAGTATTGGGCAGAAATCGCCGACGCCAACCAGACCCCACGCCAAATCAGCTTCCTCAAAACCCACCTACCAAGCGGCGGCTACGTGCTCGACCTCGCCTGCGGCACAGGACGCCACATGACGCCGCTTATGAAAGCGGGGTTTGGTTTAGTGGGGCTCGATGTTTCTGGCAAACTGCTGCGTCTTGCCAAACAGAGGGATAAGTCGGTGCAGGTGGTCTGCGGCGATTTGCGGTATCTGCCTTTCAAAAAGGACACGTTTGGGGCTGCGGTGAGCATGGATACGAGCATTGGCTATCTGCCATCGGTGAAGGATGATGTAGGGGTGTTAGTTGAAGCTCATCGAGTACTAAAAGAGGGAGGCGTGTTGGCGGTTGATGTTTTCAACAAAAGCCACCTCACAGCGAAATACAAAGGTAAACCTGCAGCGACTAAAAGATTGCAATATCCCAATTTCACTCTGGAGCAAACAAGAACAGTGAGCGAGGACGGCGTTTGGCTTTGTGATTTGTGGACAGTGCAGGGCAAGACAGGAGAAGCCAGGACGTTTGAGCATAGGGTGCGGCTATATGAGCAGGAGGCGCTAAAGATGCTGCTTGTTGCGGCGCGTTTTGGTTCCCAACAGTTTTTCGGCAACTATGACGGTCAAGCGTTTGGGGCGGATTCGCCGAGACTCATCGTTGTTGCCGCCGCTGCCAAGTGA
- a CDS encoding zinc metalloprotease HtpX, whose translation MNAWKLHFSMVATLAAIFGLTTLVFAVVLTWAGLGLSLAMIGLLVVGLNIAQWLLSPYLVGAIYRAKALPENENPKLHQVVADLSKKSGISKPQLMLSKLTIPNAFAYGSPLTGSRVAVTEGLIKNLDDGEVEAVLGHELGHLKHRDVQVMMVVSFLPALFYYIGYSMMLSGMFGGGNQREGGQGGGNALIGIAFMAFSWILTLFTLYLSRLREYYADRHSASIVDNGAEKLSTGLVTIVEQSKRSGRPTREQAQNNNAFKALFISDPDRANVDAEELHANNITNKYDLLRETLAQKPSGAEKFVEIFSTHPNIIKRLRALQELRENPRGY comes from the coding sequence ATGAACGCTTGGAAGCTTCACTTTTCGATGGTTGCTACCTTAGCAGCGATTTTTGGGTTAACTACGTTAGTTTTCGCGGTTGTACTAACTTGGGCGGGTCTTGGGCTAAGCTTAGCCATGATTGGCCTTTTAGTGGTCGGGCTAAACATTGCCCAGTGGCTCCTCTCGCCTTACCTCGTCGGAGCCATCTACCGCGCCAAAGCGTTGCCTGAAAACGAGAACCCCAAACTCCACCAAGTCGTAGCGGACCTTAGCAAGAAAAGCGGCATCTCCAAACCCCAACTTATGCTCTCCAAACTAACCATACCCAACGCATTCGCTTATGGGTCTCCTTTAACGGGTAGCCGCGTCGCCGTAACCGAGGGACTAATCAAAAACCTTGACGACGGCGAAGTTGAAGCAGTACTGGGTCACGAGTTGGGTCACCTAAAACACCGCGATGTCCAAGTCATGATGGTTGTTTCCTTTTTGCCCGCCCTGTTCTACTATATTGGTTACTCCATGATGCTGTCGGGAATGTTTGGCGGCGGCAACCAACGTGAAGGCGGCCAAGGTGGCGGTAACGCCCTAATCGGCATTGCTTTCATGGCTTTCTCATGGATTCTAACCTTATTCACGCTCTACCTTAGCCGACTCCGCGAATACTACGCCGATCGCCACAGCGCATCCATTGTCGATAACGGCGCCGAAAAACTCTCCACTGGCCTTGTCACCATCGTGGAGCAAAGCAAGCGCAGCGGTAGACCTACACGAGAGCAAGCCCAAAACAACAACGCCTTCAAAGCGCTCTTCATCTCGGACCCAGACCGCGCAAACGTCGACGCAGAAGAACTCCACGCCAACAACATCACCAACAAATACGACCTACTCAGAGAAACACTTGCCCAAAAACCCAGTGGCGCAGAGAAATTCGTAGAAATCTTCTCCACCCACCCCAACATCATAAAGCGGCTGCGGGCGCTACAGGAACTTCGCGAAAACCCACGCGGGTACTAA